A single window of Bombus pascuorum chromosome 1, iyBomPasc1.1, whole genome shotgun sequence DNA harbors:
- the LOC132914632 gene encoding uncharacterized protein LOC132914632, protein MQNTKKSKILAIIYLRKDQQKKSKQKQLSSLCNSENEVKPQNMLFSKKAEIENKNCTKNLLEDVKQPHIKLQRIDEVINKIAQSFARVTPIKECETIIQTETNIQSECETNIQTRCETSVQTRCDSSIQTEEIQTELSISAPEQLKLSSVNINTDKYQQNLKTETIAIRSHANETLQLNKCADSVSDLYSDTNSDFKTNSDTDSDSNTGNSRNTNERRHRITYNSHAADNNRYNKSNANNARIISNKLKRLTRNSLKQTSQINLVNEKYNIIKERCTDKNSLSQAPQRPSILDRISALCDPDDDDDDESIKEGNTSSCVPSKLNLECMIEDGTSVKGKNEDAMTIEKSIVENKKIEEQIQESFPSNRNFTQRYKLFKELKVFLIKFDALKDSNTTYSATEIEKMTERFTNSYVNLNSSKLQNSNEKSINNASSISIFSKDSNVNIEKSTDATKHVSSSSIDSIPNKDIYTTTKRTQSTIKLLSNSSEKLFPNLTRNAKIQQERSSQIQKVCHNLTKIFEDSSKKRFAQNTISNAKQKLIVPTPTIKSTLLYSSQKPTNKNFELSNVVENIDNINKSTGKTFSLKRKISEISSPKENSMKLVIDARSQEQAGVDTSSVTNFKLHLSKKNKKHESEKHIFAPKTCRKTTNVTTTKIATKKSASTSYSSILSPKKHKRLRDNHGYKCIVCDLCFEDYPDLQQHLITHTQKQNNSLGNSLKTSNMSPEKSQDMISQSSKASISEPSKVSSKHKSGGHTASQYVTKKDNGQQKKKDAITKSSLNKEKSKKRIKRISNSNKCSICSKPFETMADLAAHIFLHTEKELQQAYKLAKQKLNGTKKYKQTRTEQTANSIKNVNSTVNTADNIIERTQKVNDKEETLLIRKPNKSLITEDSEIRDTESIIMKENYSQDIELCQPTKSKKGGNKYLFTVCECHNKPGTNENCLQIEIVLLCHTCRVIFRSMKCFETHYRLPQYVKCNQNRLTSGRSPNLFCATCGMIFSSVQDVRHHLEMHARFKKDCTMDFRCNICKVIFLGIGSLFYIHWSKHSRDPFWMASEKSFPKDSIINLKLRKAENSSTQNAMTLNTCVEKYIEVAEHVCYNCKLPFISQDDLKNHISECRKFKAVQNASIVENSNTYLAIRITCNLCDDIFINKKTEFYKHIKDKHNLSTEPRFICTSLTAGNMIFICSVCTAMTKSLDDFEDHWLKHNTTHVYFTCSHCSKIYHNSLNSFINHAKKHGIDTNDVVSCVVSYKQTEFTCKFCNIGFDSHKNMQEHAIIHDTNSQQISPKISQVTNQDSSATASETDCASNFAKLVEVTIEKRMDEPLQMETQKMDKASEICPIESNIDNSTDKLIKILEGNEDDSEHELIIDLTKQSEECNEGLKEEGSKERQTTSNLTLDKSSINQTCVMSENNKANALVTNVNIQVSSQNVAKSKTQNVTDSLLTAKNINPQISNTNIKSTNILQTNNVSNHNNLLDIEKKTSDQSITKDIESTQNVEVHDRISIINQEESTILTKETSEKQSPPRPRQGFLRVKTLAELTGSANLCELSNSAVENANELAKHSKSHHASNKDNNEHKTTEKEIVSKQSEMNKFIANNKLTIIPNTNLNTLLLSSSNSGNIKLLIQNPVMKPNTTIKNNQQPQQFQINTNQKEHSSSLENVTSAYHKNLPACNFVRTTTAMPRFTILKPTKVIAHSANIPNVQRTHVASCSTNENRQKSSSAKNNSSHTVHKCKHCNFASNNSAEFLMHNLPGNRSTCKKQYLQNDTQEQKLNKFDNSQTIPTINTIQNNPNPKRRQQTTMKQPGINYASSSVCDQYSYLAAGTSNNSNQILKQNQPIITNHPITENTTPIYYKNPNPSSGGMSIVINQTTPTVQSIPTIGILQQPAQQQIYQQQDLIQFSKSNAVFQLANQPSVRTYQVRYVCPYCSKSFVSEDYMQIHINEQHNFICNICSLRLYSFNDLNLHKIQHNLL, encoded by the exons atgcaaaatacaaaaaaatccAAGATACTagctattatatatttaagaaaagatCAACAA aaaaagtccAAGCAGAAGCAATTATCTTCCTTATGTAATTCTGAAAATGAAGTTAAACCTCAAAATATGTTATTTTCCAAGAAAGCAGAGATTGAAAACAAGAAttgtacaaaaaatttattagaagatGTTAAACAACcacatataaaattacaaagaataGATGAAGTAATCAATAAAATAGCACAGTCATTTGCAAGAGTAACTCCGATTAAAGAATGTGAAACAATTATTcaaacagaaacaaatattcaatCTGAATGcgaaacaaatattcaaacaaGATGTGAAACAAGTGTTCAAACAAGATGTGACTCAAGTATTCAAACAGAAGAAATTCAAACTGAATTAAGTATATCTGCACCAGAACAACTAAAATTATCATCTGTAAATATCAATACAGATAAATATCAACAAAATCTTAAAACTGAGACAATAGCAATTAGGTCTCATGCAAATGAGACTCTACAATTGAATAAATGTGCAGATTCAGTCTCTGATTTATATTCTGATACTAATTCTGATTTTAAAACCAATTCTGATACTGATTCTGATTCTAATACTGGAAATTCTAGAAATACTAATGAAAGGAGACATAGAATTACATATAATTCTCATGCAGCTGATAATAATCGTTACAATAAGAGCAATGCTAATAATGCAAgaataatttcgaataaattaaaaaggttAACGAGAAATTCATTAAAACAAACAAGCCAAATTAACctagtaaatgaaaaatacaatattattaaggAAAGGTGTAcagataaaaattcattgtcTCAAGCACCACAAAGACCAAGTATATTAGACCGTATATCTGCGCTATGTGATcctgatgatgatgatgatgatgaaaGTATTaaagaaggtaatacttcCAGTTGTGTGCCTTCAAAATTAAATCTTGAATGTATGATAGAAGATGGTACTTctgtaaaaggaaagaatgaaGATGCTATGACTATAGAGAAATCAATtgtagaaaacaaaaagattgAAGAACAAATACAAGAATCATTTCCTTCcaatagaaattttacacaaagatataaattatttaaagaattaaaagtttttttaataaaatttgatgctCTGAAAGACTCCAATACTACATATTCAGCAactgaaattgagaaaatgaCAGAAAGATTTACGAATTCTTACGTGaatttaaattcttcaaaacTTCAAAATAGTAacgaaaaatctataaataatGCATCAtctatttcaatcttttcaaAAGATTCTAATGTTAACATTGAGAAGTCTACAGATGCTACAAAACATGTTTCAAGCTCAAGTATTGATAGCATTccaaataaagatatttatacaacTACCAAAAGAACACAAAgtacaattaaattattatcaaattcttcagaaaaattatttccaaatttaacCAGAAATGCAAAGATACAACAAGAGAGAAGTTCACAAATTCAAAAAGTTTGtcataatttaacaaaaatttttgaaGACAGTTCTAAAAAAAGGTTTGCACAGAATACTATTAGTAATGCAAAGCAGAAATTGATTGTTCCAACCCCTACTATCAAATctacattattatattcttcacAAAAACCtaccaataaaaattttgaattatcgAATGTGGTAGAAAACATtgataatataaacaaatctACTGGTAAAACGTTCTCCTTAAAGAGAAAGATATCAGAGATTTCTTCGCCTAAGGAGAATTCTATGAAATTGGTTATTGATGCAAGATCTCAAGAACAAGCGGGAGTTGATACATCTAGTGTTACTAATTTCAAATTGCatctttcaaagaaaaataaaaaacatgaGTCAGAGAAACATATATTTGCACCTAAAACATGTAGAAAAACTACAAATGTTACAACTACTAAAATAGCTACAAAGAAAAGTGCTTCAACTTCTTATTCTTCCATACTATCTCCTAAAAAACATAAGAGACTTAGAGATAATCATGGTTATAAATGTATTGTTTGTGATCTTTGTTTTGAAGATTATCCTGATTTACAACAACACCTAATTACACATACACAAAAGCAAAATAATAGTTTAGGAAATTCATTGAAAACTTCCAACATGTCACCTGAAAAATCTCAGGACATGATATCTCAATCCTCAAAAGCAAGTATATCAGAACCATCAAAAGTGTCAAGTAAGCACAAGAGTGGAGGACATACAGCATCACAATATGTCACCAAGAAAGATAATGgacaacaaaagaaaaaagatgctATAACAAAAAGCTCattgaataaagaaaagagTAAAAAGAGGATTAAGCGTATTAGTAATTCAAATAAGTGTAGTATTTGTTCAAAACCTTTTGAAACAATGGCTGATTTGGCAGCTCATATCTTCTTACATACAGAGAAAGAATTGCAACAAGCATATAAACTCgcaaaacaaaaattgaatggAACAAAAAAGTATAAACAAACTAGAACTGAACAAACAGCTAAcagtattaaaaatgtaaatagcACTGTAAATACTGcagataatataattgaaaggACTCAGAAAGTTAATGATAAGGAAGAAACGTTGCTTATACGGAAAccaaataaatcattaattacaGAAGATTCAGAAATTAGAGACACAGAATCTATTATTATGAAAGAAAACTATTCGCAAGATATAGAATTATGTCAGccaacaaaatcgaaaaaaggTGGTAATAAATACTTGTTCACAGTATGCGAATGTCATAATAAACCAGGAACtaatgaaaattgtttgcAAATCGAAATAGTTCTTCTTTGTCACACTTGCAGGGTGATATTTAGAAGTATGAAATGTTTCGAAACCCATTATCGTCTTCCCcaatatgtaaaatgtaatcaAAACCGCTTAACTAGTGGTCGTTCTCCAAATTTATTTTGCGCTACCTGTGGTATGATATTTAGTTCAGTTCAAGATGTGCGCCATCACTTAGAAATGCATGCTCGTTTTAAAAAAGACTGTACAATGGATTTTCGATGTAACATTTGCAAGGTTATATTTCTGGGAATAGGAAGCCTTTTTTATATCCATTGGTCAAAGCATTCCAGAGATCCTTTTTGGATGGCTAGTGAAAAATCGTTTCCAAAAGATTCCATAATAAACTTGAAGCTGAGAAAGGCAGAGAATTCTTCTACACAAAATGCAATGACTTTGAATACGTGTGTAGAAAAATACATTGAAGTAGCAGAACATGTCTGTTATAATTGTAAACTGCCTTTTATTAGTCAAGATGATTTAAAGAATCATATTTCAgaatgtagaaaatttaaggCAGTTCAAAATGCATCTATTGTAGAAAACTCTAATACATATCTCGCAATAAGGATAACTTGTAATTTATgcgatgatatttttattaacaaaaaaacagaattttataaacatataaaagataaacatAATTTGAGTACCGAACCTCGATTTATTTGTACATCATTGACGGCTggaaatatgatatttatttgcaGTGTCTGCACGGCAATGACTAAAAGTTTAGATGACTTTGAGGATCATTGGTTGAAACATAATACAACTCATGTATATTTTACTTGTTCGcattgtagtaaaatatatcacaACAGCTTAAATTCCTTCATAAACCATGCTAAAAAACATGGTATTGATACTAATGATGTAGTGTCCTGTGTAGTAAGTTATAAACAAACAGAATTCacttgtaaattttgtaatattggTTTTGattctcataaaaatatgcagGAGCATGCTATTATTCATGACACAAACAGCCAACAGATAAGTCCTAAGATTAGTCAAGTTACAAATCAAGACAGCTCTGCAACAGCATCAGAGACAGATTGTGCTTCCAATTTTGCAAAGCTGGTTGAAGTGACTATTGAAAAGCGTATGGATGAACCATTACAAATGGAGACTCAAAAAATGGATAAGGCAAGCGAAATTTGTCCAATAGAATCTAATATAGACAATAGTACGGACAAATTAATCAAGATATTAGAAGGAAATGAAGATGATTCTGAAcatgaattaataatagacTTGACAAAACAATCAGAAGAATGTAATGAAGgattaaaagaagaaggaagtaAGGAAAGACAGACTACATCTAATCTTACATTAGATAAATCTTCTATCAATCAAACTTGTGTCATGTCGGAGAATAATAAAGCTAATGCATTGGTAACGAATGTAAATATCCAAGTATCTTCACAAAATGTTGCAAAATCTAAAACTCAAAATGTTACAGATTCTCTTTTAACTGCTAAAAACATAAATCCTCAAATATCTAATACAAACATTAAGtctacaaatattttgcaaacaaATAATGTTAGTAATCATAATAATCTACtagatatagaaaaaaaaacaagtgACCAATCAATCACAAAAGATATAGAAAGTACACAAAATGTTGAAGTTCATGAcagaatttcaattataaatcaAGAAGAATCAACAATTTTAACAAAAGAAACATCAGAGAAACAAAGTCCACCAAGACCAAGACAAGGGTTCTTAAGAGTGAAGACTCTTGCAGAACTTACAGGTTCTGCAAATTTATGTGAACTTAGCAATTCTGCTGTTGAAAATGCTAATGAATTAGCCAAGCACTCCAAAAGTCACCATGCTTCGAACAAAGATAATAATGAACACAAAActacagagaaagaaatagtTTCAAAACAATCTGaaatgaacaaatttattgctaataataaattaacaattattcctaatacaaatttaaatacattacTATTATCTTCATCTAATTCAggcaatataaaattactgaTTCAGAATCCAGTTATGAAACCTAAtactacaataaaaaataaccaACAACCACAGCAATtccaaataaatacaaatcaaAAGGAACACTCATCTTCTCTGGAAAATGTAACATCAGCATATCATAAAAACTTACCAGCTTGCAATTTCGTTCGAACAACCACAGCTATGCCACGTTTTACTATTTTGAAACCTACCAAAGTAATAGCACATTCTGCTAATATACCGAATGTACAGAGAACACATGTAGCATCCTGTTCTACCAATGAAAATAGACAAAAGTCTTCTTCtgcaaaaaataattcaagtcATACTGTACATAAATGTAAGCATTGCAATTTTGCTTCAAATAATTCTGCAGAATTCTTAATGCACAATTTACCAGGTAATCGTTCAACTTGTAAGAAgcaatatttgcaaaatgaCACCCAGGAGCaaaaacttaacaaatttgatAATTCACAAACAATACCCACAATTAATACTATTCAAAACAATCCAAATCCTAAACGACGTCAACAAACTACTATGAAGCAACCAGGAATTAACTATGCGTCTTCATCTGTCTGTGATCAGTATTCTTATCTTGCTGCAGGCACTTCGAATAATAGTAATCAAATACTTAAACAAAATCAACCAATAATAACTAATCATCCAATAACAGAAAATACCACccctatttattataaaaatccaAATCCTAGCAGTGGTGGAATGTCAATAGTGATCAATCAAACTACACCTACTGTTCAGAGTATACCCACAATAGGAATCCTGCAACAACCAGCGCAGCAACAAATATATCAACAACAG gatttaattcaattttccaaatcGAATGCTGTTTTCCAACTGGCTAATCAACCAAGTGTTAGAACTTATCAAGTTAGATATGTATGTCCTtattgttcgaaaagttttgTTTCTGAAGACTATATGCAGATACATATAAATGAGCAAcacaattttatatgtaatatttgtagTTTGCGTTTATACAGTTTTAACGATTTAAATCTTCATAAAATTCAGCATAATTTGTTGTAA
- the LOC132916391 gene encoding protein germ cell-less, whose amino-acid sequence MGNYMRKIASMSNNAVHSVYRGRKRKCIEEDDFDSESDYIDRTLQTPKKRKLLTTAQYIYKTLFQEEKGSDITVLMLGKAWRLHKVYISQSPYFASMFSGSWREANETVISVEIADPNITLDSLLTVFGSFYQDEVSLEPKEVIPILATSTLFQLQGLIDQCTDIMVETTNIKTVVPYYNAAVSYGVPVVKSAAKRWLEVNLLGYGWLHPTFLKEITPDLMVELIASPDLIAMQTEFCIYMMLRVWLFVHVHNKEETLQIDEYFRNHKWTKPFLTTEEGKEFAAPFKVLRMKYLLLHDQDVKILYSDNLIPHEWLHNAYKEQWLHLLRIDANKDRGPRQMSEEEFARECFRCGRCIEKAGEHIWRWTAFHFGLDLVVCLDSTTLRIKRNHRLDTDHIKANHSKHKIILKVSLISLDEQRQVKHIQSSDMLRLSLYKNEEKQVMSLDAELTYPLYVSVNMQVVTPFVSKEEEKSADIIIFSDT is encoded by the exons ATGGGAAATTACATGAGAAAAATTGCATCGATGTCAAATAATGCAGTGCACTCCGTATACCGTGGTCGTAAACGAAAGTGCATCGAGGAAGATGATTTTGATTCTGAATCGGATTACATCGATCGGACGCTTCAAACACCGAAAAA aaggAAATTGCTGACAACAGCACAATACATTTACAAAACCTTGTtccaagaagaaaaaggaagtgATATAACTGTGCTCATGTTGGGCAAAGCATGGAGGTTGCATAAAGTTTATATTAGTCAG AGTCCGTATTTTGCAAGTATGTTTTCAGGATCTTGGAGAGAAGCAAATGAGACAGTTATAAGTGTAGAAATTGCTGATCCTAACATTACATTGgatt ctCTTTTGACAGTCTTTGGTTCCTTTTACCAGGACGAAGTCAGTTTAGAACCGAAAGAAGTCATACCAATTTTGGCTACCTCTAcattatttcaattacaagGATTAATTGACCAATGTACAGATATTATGGTAGAGACAACGAATATAAAAACAGTTGTTCCTTATTATAATGCTGCTGTATCTTATGGTGTGCCAGTAGTAAAAAGTGCAGCAAAACGGTGGTTAGAAGTAAATCTCTTAGGATATGGATGGTTACATCCTAcctttttaaaagaaattacaccTGATTTGATGGTTGAATTGATTGCTAGTCCTGATTTAATTGCTATGCAAACAGAATTTTGCATATACATGATGTTACGTGTATG GCTATTCGTTCATGTACATAATAAAGAGGAAACACTTCAAATtgatgaatattttagaaatcatAAATGGACAAAACCATTCCTTACAACAGAAGAAGGCAAAGAATTTGCAGCACCTTTTAAAGTCCTgagaatgaaatatcttttactgCACGATCAAGATGTAAAGATTTTATATAGTGACAATTTAATACCACATGAGTGGTTGCATAATGCATATAAAGAACAATGGTTACATTTACTAAGAATAGATGCGAATAAAGATCGAGG ACCAAGACAAATGAGTGAAGAAGAGTTTGCTCGTGAATGTTTCCGTTGCGGAAGGTGCATTGAAAAAGCTGGTGAGCATATTTGGAGATGGACAGCATTTCATTTTGGATTAGATTTGGTGGTGTGCTTGGATAGTACTACTTTGAGGATTAAGAGAAATCATAGATTAGATACAGATCATATAAAAGCTAATCATAGCAAgcacaaaataattttaaa AGTAAGTCTAATTTCATTGGACGAACAACGTCAAGTAAAACACATTCAGAGTTCGGATATGCTTAGATTGTCACTCTATAAGAACGAAGAA AAACAAGTGATGTCTCTGGATGCAGAACTTACTTATCCTTTATATGTATCAGTCAACATGCAAGTAGTTACTCCATTTGTATcaaaggaagaggaaaaatcAGCTGATATAATTATCTTCTCGGATACTTAG